One genomic segment of Catalinimonas alkaloidigena includes these proteins:
- a CDS encoding glycoside hydrolase family 108 protein has protein sequence MSFETAFTHLMQFEGNYAHVKGDMGGETYKGIARRFHPHWSGWASIDKYKTQHGPLKRNHYIPDPELDQKVKAFYLANYWHEIYCSKIADERVAHFMFDFYVHSGHVGMKIVQRCVNQLLDRDVLKIDGVIGKITLNWINKIPGELLHDLIKERRRDFLEGLALRPGQSKFLKGWMRRVDSFPTLTEDAGSWV, from the coding sequence ATGAGTTTTGAAACAGCATTTACCCACCTGATGCAATTTGAAGGCAATTATGCCCATGTAAAAGGAGATATGGGAGGTGAAACCTATAAAGGCATTGCCCGCCGCTTTCACCCGCATTGGAGCGGGTGGGCAAGCATTGATAAATACAAAACCCAGCACGGACCACTAAAAAGGAATCACTACATCCCTGATCCGGAGCTGGACCAGAAGGTAAAAGCATTTTATCTGGCAAATTACTGGCATGAGATCTACTGCAGCAAAATTGCAGATGAACGAGTGGCTCACTTCATGTTTGACTTTTATGTGCATAGCGGTCATGTAGGCATGAAAATAGTCCAGCGTTGTGTGAATCAACTCCTAGACCGGGATGTACTCAAAATAGATGGCGTTATTGGCAAAATAACGCTCAACTGGATCAATAAAATACCGGGAGAGTTACTCCATGATCTCATTAAAGAACGGAGACGGGACTTTTTAGAAGGACTGGCTTTGCGACCAGGACAGTCTAAATTCTTAAAAGGCTGGATGAGACGTGTTGATTCATTTCCAACCTTAACAGAAGATGCTGGATCATGGGTATAA
- a CDS encoding DUF4248 domain-containing protein — protein MTNQAYHYSSQHNSNYQQHIERQQRLKAIEFSGEDDFKIKAYTKSELADMYGVHVNTLSKWIDRHLPAFEELGYTKTLKMLDPAMVRLFISIFSTP, from the coding sequence ATGACAAATCAAGCTTATCACTACTCTTCTCAGCACAACAGCAACTACCAGCAACATATAGAAAGGCAACAGAGACTTAAAGCGATTGAGTTTTCAGGGGAAGATGACTTCAAAATTAAGGCCTACACCAAATCAGAGTTAGCCGATATGTATGGAGTGCACGTCAATACCCTATCCAAATGGATAGACAGACATTTGCCAGCATTTGAAGAATTAGGCTACACCAAAACCCTGAAGATGCTTGATCCTGCTATGGTTAGGCTCTTCATAAGTATTTTTTCTACTCCCTAG
- the xerA gene encoding site-specific tyrosine recombinase/integron integrase has translation MKDVNVFLSVVRQKLVLRGYSVSTIQGYSQMLQLFANSFPERELSTVSEEEIKNFLLHQVSSRNLSRSYQNQMINAIKFYYEHVLGRPRTYYNLDRPRKVFRLPIVLSPTEVKNILSQVDNLKHQAILQTIYGCGLRLSELIHLRIKDIDSQRMIVIIKHGKGAKDRIVPLSEKLLKLLRRYYLAYRPKEYLFEGQFGGKYGKSSVQQILRRARKAAGIQKNATVHTLRHSYATHLLEAGTDLRYIQVLLGHNSSKTTEIYTHVSSTHIKRISSPLDAIT, from the coding sequence ATGAAGGACGTGAATGTGTTTTTATCGGTAGTAAGGCAAAAATTGGTCTTAAGAGGCTATAGTGTTAGTACCATTCAGGGTTACAGCCAAATGTTGCAACTCTTTGCCAATAGCTTTCCTGAAAGAGAATTAAGTACTGTTTCAGAAGAAGAAATAAAAAACTTCCTGCTTCATCAGGTTTCAAGTAGAAACCTTTCTCGTTCTTATCAGAACCAAATGATTAATGCCATTAAATTCTACTATGAACATGTTTTAGGCAGGCCCAGAACCTATTATAATCTGGATAGACCTAGAAAAGTATTCCGTCTTCCTATCGTGCTTTCACCAACAGAAGTTAAAAACATTTTATCTCAGGTAGATAATCTCAAGCACCAAGCAATACTTCAGACAATTTATGGATGTGGCCTTCGCTTATCAGAACTTATTCATTTAAGAATTAAGGACATTGATTCCCAGAGGATGATTGTAATTATAAAACATGGTAAAGGTGCCAAGGATAGGATAGTACCTTTATCAGAAAAACTACTTAAACTTCTTAGAAGATACTATTTAGCTTATCGACCTAAGGAATATTTGTTTGAGGGACAATTTGGGGGAAAGTATGGTAAAAGTAGTGTCCAACAGATATTGAGAAGGGCAAGGAAAGCAGCTGGAATCCAGAAAAATGCTACAGTCCATACCTTAAGGCATAGTTATGCAACACACTTGCTGGAAGCTGGTACCGATTTACGGTATATACAGGTACTCTTGGGGCATAATAGCAGCAAAACTACTGAGATTTACACACACGTAAGTAGTACACATATCAAAAGAATAAGTTCTCCTCTGGATGCTATTACTTAG
- a CDS encoding DUF6678 family protein: MKKTDFLTKLIFSRQLVSVMNRTKWKELADEMTSNQDFNPKVRIKYLEDELPLGFSHLDWEWVKFGDSRVIEWMEIDSVKREYVGRLIDDKEKDYSEWIRKRLKANSIPFDESDGIFRILGYLSPTKE; encoded by the coding sequence ATGAAAAAAACGGATTTTTTAACCAAGTTGATCTTTTCCAGACAATTAGTTTCTGTAATGAACAGAACTAAGTGGAAAGAATTAGCTGATGAGATGACCTCAAATCAAGATTTCAACCCTAAAGTCCGAATTAAATATCTAGAAGATGAATTGCCATTAGGATTCAGCCATTTAGATTGGGAATGGGTAAAATTTGGCGACTCAAGAGTAATTGAATGGATGGAAATTGATTCAGTTAAAAGAGAATACGTTGGCCGACTCATTGATGACAAAGAAAAAGATTACAGTGAATGGATTAGAAAAAGACTAAAAGCTAATTCAATTCCATTTGATGAGAGCGATGGTATTTTTCGGATTCTCGGTTATTTAAGCCCAACAAAAGAATAG
- a CDS encoding HAD domain-containing protein, translated as MRNAIILDLDGVLITTPKWKADAIHADGYSDFNRHAVDNLNLLLKDISAELWLSSSRRIGKTMDEFRTIFHNRGIESNLIGFLPGDELGIQRKIEVTNFLENESFINFLIIDDDASLHGLELEKKKYWIRTDPHLGFDSNKLDEAKEKIKNWV; from the coding sequence ATGAGAAATGCGATCATACTTGATCTGGATGGAGTCTTGATCACGACACCGAAATGGAAAGCGGATGCAATACATGCTGATGGATATTCAGATTTTAATCGGCATGCAGTAGATAACCTCAATTTGTTATTAAAAGATATCTCGGCTGAATTATGGTTAAGTTCAAGCCGAAGAATAGGAAAAACGATGGATGAATTTAGGACCATATTTCATAATCGGGGAATAGAGAGTAACTTGATTGGATTTCTGCCAGGCGATGAACTAGGAATACAAAGGAAGATTGAGGTAACTAATTTCTTGGAAAATGAATCGTTCATAAACTTCTTGATCATTGATGATGATGCTTCCCTGCATGGATTGGAATTAGAAAAAAAGAAGTACTGGATAAGAACAGATCCCCATCTGGGATTTGATTCCAACAAATTAGATGAGGCGAAGGAAAAGATAAAAAACTGGGTATAA
- a CDS encoding ATP-binding protein: protein MKITLKADHKSIKERIDFELPNFSVLTGKNGSGKTHLLEALANKDLTDVIVNGAKIKNARYIPFNGLNPNIQENCDPDTITKHIKNVWKEYERAKNQSTRRGQQNVNNETVLNQINNQHIRKHCAKALEETGKNYDVLTEDDLQDSFDIAFMGQNDFFTAQFALIFKNYHKLWLENQENKFYESQGIATTSSVLTDEEFLNKNGEPPWEFVNKILEETSIPYEVNSPMGSRKDTSFSFKLKDKVEGFEISSANLSTGEKVLMSLALAIYNTGGEQGKPELLLIDEPDAALHPSMTKKMVGVLKKNIVEENNIPTIITTHSPTTAVAAEGISIYQLERGNNNPKKIPTQKAVELLSGDIPFLKISTERRRQVFVESKYDVIYYELLTNIYGRIETFPSEPIYIPARTSNGSNCTDVIEVVNSLFSNGNDQIYGIIDWDLNNPSTNRIIVLGDGERYSIENYLLDPLLMGILMLRENKIPVTDFGAISVSNYPQFGQLTQGDAQVIITKVLTDLGLQSANTVTYKSFNGWELEVSEEFNKHQGHDLEQLYKSKYPFLNSYQREDALKKDVIEKVINDYPDFAPIALSKVIMKII from the coding sequence ATGAAAATAACACTTAAAGCAGACCACAAGTCGATTAAAGAACGAATAGATTTTGAATTACCAAATTTTTCTGTTTTAACCGGTAAAAATGGGAGCGGTAAAACTCATTTACTCGAAGCTCTTGCCAATAAAGATTTGACAGATGTAATTGTTAATGGGGCAAAAATTAAAAATGCAAGATATATTCCTTTCAACGGCCTAAACCCCAATATTCAGGAAAATTGCGATCCAGACACAATTACAAAGCATATAAAAAATGTTTGGAAAGAATATGAAAGAGCAAAAAATCAATCAACCAGAAGAGGGCAGCAAAATGTAAACAATGAAACAGTTCTCAATCAAATTAATAACCAACATATACGGAAGCATTGTGCTAAAGCATTAGAAGAAACTGGCAAAAATTATGATGTCCTCACAGAAGACGATTTACAAGACTCTTTTGACATTGCCTTTATGGGCCAAAATGATTTTTTTACGGCACAATTTGCATTAATCTTTAAAAATTACCACAAACTTTGGCTCGAAAATCAAGAGAATAAATTTTACGAATCACAAGGTATCGCAACAACATCATCGGTTTTAACTGATGAGGAGTTTTTAAATAAGAATGGAGAACCACCATGGGAATTCGTGAATAAGATTTTAGAGGAAACAAGTATTCCCTATGAAGTAAATAGCCCAATGGGCAGTAGGAAAGACACTTCGTTCTCCTTTAAACTAAAGGATAAAGTGGAGGGTTTTGAAATTAGCTCTGCTAATCTTTCAACTGGTGAAAAGGTTTTAATGTCATTAGCTTTGGCAATTTATAACACAGGTGGTGAACAAGGAAAACCTGAACTGTTGTTGATTGATGAGCCAGATGCTGCATTACACCCTTCAATGACAAAAAAGATGGTTGGTGTTTTAAAAAAGAATATTGTTGAAGAAAATAATATTCCAACAATAATAACCACTCATTCACCAACTACTGCTGTTGCGGCAGAAGGAATTTCTATTTATCAGCTTGAAAGAGGCAATAATAATCCTAAAAAAATACCCACACAGAAAGCTGTAGAGTTGTTATCAGGAGATATTCCGTTTTTAAAAATATCAACAGAAAGAAGACGTCAAGTTTTTGTAGAAAGTAAATATGACGTAATCTACTATGAACTCTTGACTAACATTTATGGTCGTATAGAAACTTTCCCATCAGAACCAATTTATATTCCAGCAAGAACTTCTAATGGTTCTAATTGCACTGATGTTATAGAGGTTGTTAATAGTTTATTTTCTAATGGAAATGACCAGATTTATGGAATAATCGATTGGGATCTAAACAATCCTTCTACGAATAGAATTATTGTCCTTGGCGATGGTGAAAGGTATTCCATTGAAAATTATTTGCTAGATCCTTTATTAATGGGGATTCTGATGTTAAGAGAAAACAAAATCCCTGTAACTGATTTTGGAGCAATCAGTGTATCAAATTACCCCCAATTTGGACAATTGACACAAGGAGATGCTCAAGTCATAATAACTAAAGTATTAACTGATTTGGGATTACAATCCGCAAATACAGTGACCTATAAATCTTTTAATGGTTGGGAGTTAGAAGTTTCAGAAGAGTTTAATAAGCATCAAGGTCATGATCTAGAGCAGCTATATAAGTCAAAATATCCTTTTTTGAACTCTTACCAAAGAGAAGATGCTTTGAAGAAAGATGTGATTGAAAAAGTAATAAATGATTACCCTGACTTTGCACCAATTGCACTTAGTAAGGTAATAATGAAAATAATATAA
- the ltrA gene encoding group II intron reverse transcriptase/maturase, producing the protein MIEKVLQPKNLYRAYRKVVGNKGAPGVDDMKVDQLRSYLDYHRVSTVTSILNRTYVPQAIRGVEIPKGNGKTRLLGVPTVVDRWLQQAVSQQLAIKFELDFEEESYGFRPNKNLHQTVQKSLIHINDGYQDIVDIDLKSFFDEVQHYKLLQLIYNKVKCPTTLWLIRKWLRAPILINGKLHKRRKGMPQGSPLSPLLSNILLDQLDKHLKSKGYRFIRYADDFSIYAKTKEEARKIGNETYLFLRDKLDLPINPEKSGIRRPSDFELLGHGFVPTYRKGEKGRYQLVAKKSSWASLKRKLKAMTKKTLPYSFEERIAKINEVYRGWVNNYRLASIYTKLKSLDEWLRNRLRYCIWHDWKKPERKRKNLIRLGVKQGQAYAWSRTNMGGWAVAQSPILGTTITVARLRKRGYEQMASYYQKLSPEIQ; encoded by the coding sequence ATGATAGAAAAAGTACTACAACCGAAAAACCTGTACAGAGCCTACCGCAAAGTGGTAGGTAATAAAGGGGCACCAGGAGTAGATGACATGAAGGTAGATCAGCTACGCTCATACCTGGATTACCACCGTGTATCCACGGTGACATCTATCCTGAACAGGACGTATGTACCGCAAGCTATCAGAGGGGTAGAGATACCCAAAGGGAATGGCAAAACCAGATTGCTGGGAGTGCCCACAGTAGTTGACAGATGGCTTCAGCAGGCGGTAAGTCAACAATTAGCAATCAAATTCGAACTAGATTTTGAAGAAGAAAGCTATGGCTTCCGCCCTAACAAGAACCTTCATCAGACAGTCCAGAAATCCTTGATACACATCAATGATGGATATCAGGATATTGTGGATATAGACCTGAAGAGTTTCTTCGATGAAGTCCAGCATTATAAGCTACTGCAACTCATCTACAACAAAGTTAAATGCCCTACTACCTTATGGCTAATCCGCAAGTGGCTACGGGCTCCTATTTTAATCAATGGGAAGCTTCATAAGCGCAGAAAAGGAATGCCACAAGGAAGTCCCCTAAGCCCCCTTTTATCTAACATACTGTTAGACCAACTGGATAAACATCTGAAATCTAAAGGATACCGGTTCATCAGGTATGCCGATGATTTTAGTATTTACGCTAAGACAAAAGAGGAGGCAAGGAAGATAGGAAACGAAACATATCTCTTTCTAAGAGATAAGCTGGATTTACCTATTAACCCAGAAAAAAGCGGTATACGTAGACCTTCGGACTTTGAATTACTAGGTCATGGGTTTGTACCAACTTACCGTAAAGGAGAAAAAGGTAGATATCAACTGGTTGCCAAGAAGAGCAGTTGGGCAAGTCTAAAGCGCAAACTAAAGGCAATGACCAAGAAAACACTGCCTTATAGTTTTGAGGAAAGAATAGCCAAAATAAATGAAGTGTACAGGGGTTGGGTAAACAACTACCGACTGGCAAGTATTTATACCAAGCTCAAATCACTGGATGAATGGCTAAGAAACCGCCTCAGGTATTGCATATGGCATGATTGGAAAAAGCCGGAAAGAAAGCGTAAAAACCTCATTAGATTAGGCGTAAAACAAGGGCAGGCTTATGCCTGGAGCAGAACCAATATGGGAGGATGGGCAGTGGCCCAAAGCCCTATACTTGGAACTACAATTACTGTTGCACGCCTAAGAAAAAGAGGTTATGAACAGATGGCAAGCTATTACCAGAAACTCAGTCCTGAAATTCAATGA
- a CDS encoding UPF0158 family protein: MKLTDEHIAEIAELLESGMICFFHRENGTIEFHPDQSDLYYDPEPWQDIIDKIENDWDNYNQFVKMDSNQGFRVMEEFAYSISDSNFRSSLLNRLSGRKPFQNFKILIDASAYRQDWFDFKKRAYIKWVEQQIEIDT, from the coding sequence ATGAAATTGACGGATGAACATATTGCAGAAATTGCAGAACTCCTTGAAAGTGGAATGATTTGTTTCTTTCATCGAGAAAATGGAACGATTGAATTTCATCCTGATCAAAGTGATCTCTACTATGATCCGGAACCTTGGCAAGACATTATTGATAAAATTGAAAATGATTGGGACAATTACAACCAATTTGTAAAAATGGACTCGAACCAGGGGTTTAGAGTAATGGAGGAATTTGCTTATTCAATATCTGATTCAAATTTTAGGAGCAGCTTACTCAACCGTCTCTCCGGAAGAAAACCTTTTCAGAACTTTAAAATTTTAATAGATGCCTCTGCCTATCGGCAAGATTGGTTTGACTTTAAAAAGAGAGCCTATATCAAATGGGTTGAACAACAAATTGAAATAGATACTTAA
- a CDS encoding recombinase family protein: MKIGYARVSTIDQNLHLQKDALANAGCEKIIVDTISGSVVLRPGLEKVKEQLREGDSLVVWRLDRLGRSLKDLINWSGYLEERGIGLVSLQESIDTSSSTGKLVFHMFGALAEFERNLIRERTMAGLQAARSRGKMGGRPKALTKDKQKLLMQLYKDDSISVKEICQMMGISKPTLYKYLKVG, translated from the coding sequence ATGAAAATAGGTTACGCCAGAGTTTCTACCATAGATCAGAATTTACACCTTCAAAAAGATGCACTTGCGAATGCAGGCTGTGAGAAAATCATAGTTGATACCATCAGCGGATCTGTTGTGCTACGTCCTGGTTTGGAAAAGGTGAAAGAACAACTCCGAGAAGGAGATTCATTAGTGGTATGGAGATTGGACCGCCTGGGCCGTTCGCTCAAAGACCTCATCAACTGGTCAGGTTACCTGGAAGAAAGAGGCATAGGGTTAGTAAGCCTTCAGGAATCCATTGATACAAGTTCTTCCACCGGTAAGCTGGTGTTTCATATGTTCGGTGCCCTGGCCGAGTTTGAGCGAAACCTGATTCGTGAAAGAACTATGGCTGGTCTTCAGGCAGCACGATCGAGGGGAAAAATGGGAGGCAGACCTAAAGCACTCACCAAAGACAAGCAAAAGCTCCTGATGCAGCTTTACAAAGATGATAGCATATCAGTAAAAGAGATTTGCCAGATGATGGGGATTAGCAAACCTACCCTCTACAAGTATTTGAAAGTTGGCTAA
- a CDS encoding DEAD/DEAH box helicase, whose amino-acid sequence MEGPGAEPGSIISHRYYKVYTSQNFDKMAFKTVKKKSDNYDDIESLFRDLPTHDIQSLYSHQADIIRDYQEKAISKTDVAIELPTGSGKTLVGLLIAEFRRRKDNYRVLYLCPTKQLVNQVVETSNSSYGIKCIAFTGSHRYFKEKDKYAYNNGEAIAVTTYSSLFNINPWFEKPNIIILDDAHTSENYISSCWSLSVFRSRDSNIYRALIDTIKDNISYASYNKLINDDLDYFDRDLVEKFPSPKLFQAKERIFDCLSTYLDDHADLKYQWSMIKDHLDACQFYYSWNEILIRPLIPPSLSNKQFESAAQRIFMSATLGKGGDLERITGINSFYKIPIPAGWEKQGLGRRFFMFPSLSLEQSELVRLLEEFLKLNNRTVFLVSSEDQVKSLRSQIKSIDSNIEFFTAYDIEESKSNFVNSKKAAIVLANRFDGIDFAGDQSRLLFLIGLPYASNLQEKFLQSRMNASIIFNDRNRTRLIQAIGRCTRSPKDYSAICVFGEKDLSEWLLLKNKRKYLHPELQAEIEFGIDNSSDIDFNSFFDNFREFINQTDDWKNADRNIIELRNDAIQTNLEGADQLEKAAKHEVDFQYAYWYKDYLKCFSIVDNVISSLDGGPELRGYRAFWNYQAGSIAHLLFIDTQKPIYKETSEKYLEKLVKICPSATWSRFITKIDSESSIDTNLISNIEYLQQFLNWKKISQTQSYFKYLKNIEEFINNNDLENMNLHVGELLGFKCENPGSNAAPDPYWISSDDLIIVFEDKLYENSDGEISVEHIRQATHHEDWIKENVKEVSAQCKIITVFVSNRTKVTEEGRLFGKKLKYWNYSDFKNFCIEIISLGREYSRYYNGVNDSNWKDYFIDEFLKRKLSPAEIIKSLRDFDSL is encoded by the coding sequence ATGGAAGGTCCTGGGGCAGAGCCAGGCAGCATTATTTCTCATAGATATTACAAGGTTTACACTTCACAAAACTTTGATAAAATGGCCTTCAAAACTGTTAAAAAGAAAAGTGACAATTATGATGATATAGAATCATTGTTCAGAGACTTACCCACTCACGATATTCAATCTCTATATTCTCATCAAGCAGATATTATAAGGGACTATCAGGAAAAGGCTATATCTAAAACAGATGTAGCAATTGAGCTTCCTACTGGTAGTGGCAAAACTTTAGTAGGATTGCTAATTGCTGAATTTAGAAGAAGGAAGGATAACTACAGAGTTTTGTATTTATGCCCAACGAAACAACTTGTAAATCAAGTAGTTGAAACTTCTAATTCTTCATATGGAATAAAATGTATTGCATTTACTGGCTCACACAGGTATTTTAAAGAGAAAGATAAATATGCTTATAATAATGGGGAGGCAATAGCAGTAACAACTTACTCCTCTCTTTTTAACATAAATCCTTGGTTTGAAAAGCCTAATATTATTATACTCGATGATGCACATACATCAGAAAACTATATATCTTCATGTTGGTCATTATCTGTTTTTAGATCTAGGGATTCTAATATTTATAGAGCTCTCATTGATACAATTAAAGATAATATATCATATGCTAGCTATAATAAGCTTATTAATGATGATTTAGACTACTTTGATAGAGATTTGGTCGAGAAATTTCCAAGCCCAAAGCTTTTTCAAGCGAAGGAACGTATATTTGATTGTCTATCTACTTATTTAGATGATCATGCAGATTTAAAATATCAGTGGTCTATGATAAAAGACCACTTAGATGCCTGCCAGTTTTATTATTCTTGGAATGAAATATTAATTAGACCCTTAATACCACCTTCTTTATCAAATAAGCAATTTGAATCTGCAGCTCAGAGAATATTTATGTCTGCAACATTAGGAAAAGGAGGAGACTTAGAAAGAATTACAGGAATAAATAGCTTTTATAAAATCCCTATACCAGCAGGGTGGGAAAAACAAGGTTTGGGAAGAAGGTTTTTTATGTTTCCTTCTCTTAGTTTAGAGCAAAGTGAATTAGTGAGATTACTAGAAGAATTTTTAAAGCTTAATAATAGAACCGTTTTTTTGGTTTCAAGTGAAGATCAAGTTAAGAGTTTACGTTCACAAATTAAATCTATTGATTCAAATATAGAATTTTTTACAGCATATGATATTGAAGAGTCTAAATCAAACTTTGTAAATTCTAAGAAAGCCGCTATCGTATTGGCAAATAGATTTGATGGAATCGATTTTGCAGGAGATCAGTCAAGGCTTTTGTTTTTAATAGGACTTCCTTATGCTTCCAACTTGCAAGAAAAATTCTTGCAATCAAGAATGAATGCTTCAATCATCTTCAATGACAGAAATAGGACAAGGTTAATCCAAGCTATAGGAAGATGTACAAGAAGCCCAAAAGATTACTCAGCAATTTGTGTTTTCGGTGAAAAGGATTTATCGGAATGGCTTTTATTGAAAAATAAAAGAAAATATCTTCATCCTGAACTCCAGGCAGAAATTGAGTTTGGGATTGACAATAGCAGTGATATAGATTTTAATTCATTTTTCGACAATTTTAGAGAGTTTATCAATCAAACAGACGATTGGAAAAATGCAGATAGAAATATTATTGAGTTAAGAAATGATGCAATTCAAACTAATTTAGAAGGCGCTGACCAACTTGAAAAAGCAGCAAAACATGAAGTAGACTTTCAATATGCATATTGGTACAAAGATTATTTAAAGTGTTTCTCAATTGTAGATAATGTTATTTCTAGTTTGGATGGTGGTCCCGAATTAAGAGGATATAGGGCTTTTTGGAATTATCAAGCTGGTTCCATAGCTCACTTACTCTTTATAGACACTCAAAAACCGATTTATAAAGAGACTAGCGAGAAATATTTGGAAAAACTGGTTAAAATATGCCCATCTGCTACATGGTCCAGATTTATTACTAAAATTGATTCTGAAAGCAGTATTGATACTAATTTAATTTCAAATATTGAATATTTACAACAGTTTCTAAACTGGAAAAAAATTAGCCAAACACAGTCATATTTTAAGTATTTAAAAAATATTGAAGAGTTCATCAATAATAATGATTTGGAAAATATGAACCTTCATGTTGGGGAATTATTAGGGTTTAAATGTGAAAACCCTGGTAGCAATGCTGCACCTGACCCTTACTGGATATCTAGTGACGACTTAATCATTGTATTCGAAGACAAGTTATATGAAAATTCAGATGGAGAAATATCTGTTGAGCATATCAGGCAGGCAACTCATCATGAAGATTGGATTAAAGAAAATGTTAAGGAAGTAAGCGCGCAGTGTAAAATCATTACGGTTTTCGTTAGCAACCGAACAAAGGTAACCGAAGAAGGCAGGCTTTTTGGTAAAAAATTAAAATATTGGAATTATTCTGACTTCAAAAACTTTTGTATTGAAATAATTTCATTAGGCAGAGAGTATTCAAGGTATTACAATGGGGTAAATGACAGTAATTGGAAAGACTACTTTATTGATGAGTTTCTTAAAAGAAAGTTAAGCCCTGCTGAGATAATAAAATCTTTAAGAGATTTTGATTCATTGTAG
- a CDS encoding HsdM family class I SAM-dependent methyltransferase — translation MLESIGFSGAQAESKAEIEAMIRRKNAAGELYSEEEKALLREYEGAGGISDAEDEYAGAADEFYTPDFLIEIMWDLAKHYGFPQDGKALEPSCGTGRFFDHAPDQVKLYGMEINPISFRIAQILHPQATLYNQYFETLFLEPPRYTTKASKPWLREFELIIGNPPYGTHLGPYASYFNTKPRHHTIENFFLYYGLKLLKKNGLIVFLTSSNFLRNGDKYKEIKQAMGKVANLVDAYRLPAVFRNSSVPTDILVLKKL, via the coding sequence ATGCTGGAATCGATAGGTTTTTCAGGGGCACAGGCAGAAAGCAAAGCAGAAATAGAAGCGATGATCCGCAGAAAAAATGCTGCGGGGGAATTGTATTCTGAAGAAGAAAAAGCTTTACTCCGTGAATATGAAGGTGCTGGTGGTATCTCCGATGCTGAGGATGAATATGCAGGGGCAGCAGATGAGTTCTATACTCCGGATTTCCTTATTGAAATCATGTGGGATTTGGCTAAGCATTATGGCTTTCCTCAGGATGGCAAAGCACTGGAACCTTCATGTGGTACCGGAAGATTCTTTGACCATGCACCTGATCAGGTAAAACTATATGGAATGGAGATTAATCCTATCAGTTTTCGGATTGCCCAAATACTGCACCCCCAAGCAACCCTTTACAACCAATATTTTGAAACGCTCTTTTTAGAACCCCCACGCTACACCACCAAAGCCAGCAAACCCTGGTTAAGAGAATTTGAATTGATTATTGGCAATCCTCCCTATGGCACCCACTTAGGACCTTACGCCAGTTACTTTAACACCAAGCCAAGGCATCATACCATTGAGAATTTCTTCCTGTACTATGGGTTGAAACTCCTTAAAAAGAATGGCCTAATCGTGTTCCTGACTTCTTCTAATTTCCTGCGCAATGGAGATAAGTATAAGGAGATCAAACAAGCTATGGGTAAGGTAGCAAATCTGGTGGATGCTTACCGACTACCGGCAGTATTTAGAAATTCCAGCGTACCTACCGACATTCTGGTGCTTAAAAAACTATAA